A single region of the Streptomyces sp. NBC_01803 genome encodes:
- a CDS encoding DUF5709 domain-containing protein, producing MSDDPMGDDVYQPTGSDLRDNPEDIDHDNSLDERGQDDMLDEGYSPPEKPLAVTGHGTTAREQHDGETLDQRLSEEVPDVGVREGNGIGDQPGMEGEPRSEQIAGDRRAGRIVGDDDRYRRPASDVVASDVGIDGGAASAEEAAMHISEEEPVEEAGEEYGEGGESAA from the coding sequence ATGTCCGACGACCCCATGGGGGACGACGTCTATCAGCCGACCGGTTCCGACCTGCGGGACAACCCGGAGGACATCGACCACGACAACTCGCTGGACGAGCGGGGCCAGGACGACATGCTGGACGAGGGGTACTCACCGCCCGAGAAGCCGCTCGCGGTGACCGGTCACGGCACCACCGCGAGGGAACAGCACGACGGCGAGACGCTCGACCAGCGGCTGTCGGAGGAGGTGCCGGACGTCGGCGTGCGGGAGGGCAACGGGATCGGGGACCAGCCCGGGATGGAGGGCGAGCCCCGGTCGGAGCAGATCGCCGGCGACCGGCGCGCGGGACGGATCGTCGGGGACGACGACCGCTACCGGAGGCCCGCGAGCGACGTGGTGGCCTCAGACGTGGGAATCGACGGCGGCGCGGCGTCCGCCGAGGAGGCGGCGATGCACATCTCCGAGGAGGAGCCCGTCGAGGAAGCCGGGGAGGAGTACGGGGAGGGCGGGGAGTCGGCCGCCTGA